In Primulina eburnea isolate SZY01 chromosome 14, ASM2296580v1, whole genome shotgun sequence, the following proteins share a genomic window:
- the LOC140811176 gene encoding uncharacterized protein, which produces MENEEDDLTVYDLTRQTTGGYGSSITRPTVEANNFELKPSIIQMIQYQVRFGGSQTEDPNAHLEGFLSICDTIKFNGVSTDAIRLRLLPFSLHGEAAEWLRDLPAGSITTWNGLKDGETLHTAWGRFRKMLRRCPQHGFSSSEQVQIFYNGVDPSVRSMLDAAANGSLYRKTPRVALEIISNMAENSAGWTYIKRE; this is translated from the exons ATGGAGAACGAGGAAGATGATCTCACTGTCTATGATCTCACTAGACAAACCACTGGCGGTTATGGTTCTAGCATCACTCGCCCTACTGTGGAAGCAAATAATTTTGAGTTGAAGCCAtctatcattcaaatgatacagTATCAAGTGAGATTTGGAGGATCGCAGACCGAGGATCCTAATGCACATCTGGAGGGATTTCTATCCATCTGTGACACAATCAAATTCAATGGAGTGAGCACGGATGCCATAAGATTGAGACTATTACCTTTCTCTTTGCATGGTGAAGCAGCAGAATGGCTTAGAGATCTACCAGCTGGCTCTATTACTACATGGAATGGTTTG AAGGATGGGGAGACACTACATACAGCTTGGGGAAGATTTAGAAAAATGTTGAGGAGGTGTCCTCAACATGGTTTCTCTTCATCTGAGCAAGTTCAGATTTTCTATAACGGAGTTGATCCTTCCGTGCGTTCCATGCTAGATGCAGCAGCCAATGGTAGCTTATACAGGAAGACCCCACGAGTTGCACttgaaataatttcaaatatggcTGAAAATAGTGCGGGTTGGACATATATTAAACGAGAATAG